In Virgibacillus sp. NKC19-16, a single genomic region encodes these proteins:
- a CDS encoding LysR family transcriptional regulator produces the protein MNESQLQTFLTVAKYKSYSKAAVVLNVTQPTITSRIKALEDILQCELFTRIGHEIFLTKEGNMFIDYANNILIYITHSKEITNMVKDPVVKVGFSPGYAYSFIIELLKTIKSIGEIDIQVIEGHDSVSLNEGVLSGEIDLVFTREVLVNNHDVMSEYLFDNNLVLVLPTNHHLCSKQSLNIEDLNTETIISYRRNSALWKEIDKELIAARNVTRIDVDNNEMLLKAVANEIGIGIIPELGIDTRYETEVEIREISNIYNIPNKVYVQYRKSSQIRNLAKKIIYSIIHHKYAEAY, from the coding sequence ATGAATGAAAGCCAATTACAGACTTTCCTTACGGTAGCCAAGTATAAAAGCTACTCCAAAGCTGCAGTTGTCCTTAATGTCACGCAACCAACCATTACATCACGGATAAAAGCTTTAGAAGACATCTTGCAATGTGAACTTTTTACGAGAATTGGACATGAAATATTCTTAACCAAAGAAGGTAATATGTTTATAGATTATGCGAATAATATTTTGATCTATATTACACATTCAAAAGAAATTACAAACATGGTTAAAGATCCGGTTGTAAAAGTCGGCTTTTCCCCGGGATACGCTTACTCTTTTATCATCGAGCTTTTAAAAACGATTAAATCAATTGGTGAAATAGATATTCAGGTGATCGAAGGCCATGATTCAGTCAGTTTAAATGAAGGCGTTTTATCCGGAGAAATTGACTTAGTCTTTACGAGAGAAGTTCTGGTAAATAATCATGACGTTATGTCAGAATATCTATTTGATAATAATCTAGTACTGGTCCTCCCAACCAATCATCATCTATGTAGCAAACAATCGCTAAACATAGAAGACTTAAACACCGAGACGATCATAAGTTATAGGCGAAATTCCGCATTATGGAAGGAAATTGATAAAGAACTTATCGCTGCAAGAAATGTAACACGCATTGACGTTGATAATAATGAAATGCTTCTAAAAGCTGTTGCCAATGAGATAGGGATTGGCATTATACCTGAACTGGGCATTGATACAAGATATGAAACGGAAGTAGAAATCCGGGAAATAAGTAACATTTATAACATACCAAATAAGGTCTATGTCCAATACCGAAAAAGTTCCCAAATAAGGAACCTCGCTAAGAAGATTATTTACTCGATTATCCATCATAAATATGCAGAAGCTTATTGA
- a CDS encoding catechol 2,3-dioxygenase, whose protein sequence is MLEQELKKFDVAQLAHVEIYTAVPDQTLWFFKKLLGMSEVAREGQSVYLRSYEDHYHHTLKVTERNEAGLGHVGWRASSKDALERRVKDLEKSGAGKGWIDGDLGHGAAYQFVTPDNHNMEILWDVDYYQSNDSNRTTLKSRPEKRPLTGIPVRRIDHVNLMSSNVNRNKEHLMNDLGFRLREHVVKDDGDEIGAWLSVSPLVHELAYMADTGTSEKGLGKLHHVAFWYGFPQHLHDLADVLTEHGIEIEAGPLKHGVSQALCMYVIEPGGNRIELFGDSGYLIFDPEWQPRMWKGNEIEKAIIHYGAPLPDSYFKYGTPNVKSPVKS, encoded by the coding sequence ATGCTGGAACAAGAATTAAAGAAATTTGACGTTGCGCAGTTGGCTCATGTGGAGATTTATACAGCGGTACCGGATCAAACCTTGTGGTTTTTCAAAAAGTTATTGGGCATGTCAGAGGTGGCAAGAGAAGGGCAGTCGGTTTATCTCCGTTCTTATGAGGACCATTATCACCATACATTGAAAGTAACGGAGCGGAATGAAGCTGGTTTGGGACATGTCGGCTGGCGGGCAAGCTCCAAAGATGCACTGGAACGCCGCGTGAAGGACCTTGAAAAATCCGGCGCCGGCAAAGGATGGATTGACGGCGATCTCGGACATGGAGCTGCATATCAATTTGTCACACCGGATAATCACAATATGGAGATTTTATGGGATGTTGATTATTATCAGAGCAACGACAGCAACAGGACGACGCTTAAGAGCCGCCCTGAAAAACGTCCGTTAACCGGTATTCCAGTTCGGCGAATTGATCATGTTAATTTGATGTCAAGCAATGTTAATCGCAATAAGGAGCATTTGATGAATGACCTTGGATTCAGATTGCGTGAGCATGTCGTGAAAGATGATGGCGATGAAATTGGTGCTTGGTTAAGTGTAAGTCCATTGGTTCATGAACTGGCTTATATGGCGGATACAGGAACATCAGAAAAAGGACTTGGAAAGTTGCATCATGTGGCATTCTGGTATGGGTTCCCACAGCATTTGCATGATTTAGCTGATGTTTTAACGGAACACGGAATCGAAATTGAAGCAGGACCACTTAAGCATGGAGTCTCCCAGGCATTGTGCATGTATGTGATCGAACCGGGCGGCAACCGCATTGAACTTTTTGGTGATTCCGGCTATCTGATTTTTGATCCGGAATGGCAACCACGTATGTGGAAAGGAAATGAGATTGAAAAAGCGATCATTCATTATGGTGCACCATTACCGGACTCTTACTTTAAATACGGGACGCCTAATGTAAAAAGCCCTGTTAAAAGCTAG
- a CDS encoding 4-oxalocrotonate tautomerase: MPLINVEIMEGRPPEKIEAMMKNVTEAVSESLDAPKENVRVIVHEVPKTHWSIGGTSAENLGR; the protein is encoded by the coding sequence GTGCCACTTATAAATGTAGAAATTATGGAGGGAAGACCTCCTGAAAAAATCGAAGCAATGATGAAAAATGTAACCGAAGCAGTCAGTGAATCACTGGATGCTCCGAAAGAAAATGTACGTGTTATTGTGCATGAGGTGCCTAAAACACATTGGTCTATTGGTGGGACTTCCGCAGAGAATTTAGGGAGATGA
- a CDS encoding 2-keto-4-pentenoate hydratase has translation MDQNTIKELANYVHHAEKEKQEIIKITADLYPELSIDEAYLVQEELIRQKLEEGSKIIGPKMGITSEAKMKQMDVDDPIYGYVFDNMVVEEGDSIAISDYIHPKVEPEIGFILSRDLEGPGITTLDVLRATEYVFPAIEIIDSRYENFNFTLPDVIADNTSAAGAVFGTYLRKPEELELDVVGVTLSINGEVQSLGAGAAVLNHPAKSVARLANMLAKKGEKVKAGQPILSGGITAAVRLSPGDFVNAKYGGLGDVSFFVKE, from the coding sequence ATGGATCAAAATACAATCAAAGAGCTTGCTAATTATGTGCACCATGCAGAAAAAGAAAAACAGGAAATAATAAAAATTACTGCAGATTTATATCCGGAACTTTCCATCGACGAGGCGTATCTTGTTCAAGAAGAACTAATTCGTCAAAAATTGGAAGAAGGATCTAAAATTATCGGGCCGAAGATGGGAATTACCAGTGAGGCTAAAATGAAGCAAATGGACGTCGATGATCCAATCTATGGCTATGTATTCGATAATATGGTTGTCGAAGAAGGGGATTCCATCGCCATCTCTGATTATATCCATCCAAAAGTAGAACCTGAAATCGGATTTATTTTGAGCAGAGACTTAGAAGGACCAGGTATTACCACACTAGATGTATTACGGGCAACGGAATATGTTTTTCCAGCTATTGAGATCATTGATAGCCGCTATGAGAATTTCAATTTTACATTGCCAGACGTTATTGCAGATAATACTTCTGCAGCAGGGGCCGTGTTTGGAACGTATTTGAGAAAACCAGAGGAATTAGAACTGGACGTTGTTGGTGTAACCTTATCCATAAACGGAGAAGTTCAATCATTGGGAGCAGGTGCCGCTGTACTAAATCATCCAGCCAAGTCGGTTGCAAGACTTGCTAATATGCTAGCTAAAAAGGGAGAAAAAGTAAAAGCAGGCCAACCCATTTTATCCGGTGGCATCACAGCAGCAGTTCGACTGTCTCCTGGTGATTTTGTCAATGCGAAATACGGCGGATTAGGCGATGTATCCTTTTTCGTAAAAGAATAA
- the dmpG gene encoding 4-hydroxy-2-oxovalerate aldolase has translation MSNQTGIKITEVALRDGSHAVSHQYTVDQVTKTVGALNEARVPYIEVSHGDGLGGSSLQYGLSKTDEMKLIEAAVSAADFSKIAVLLLPGIGIIEDLKEAAKLGAKMARVATHVTEADISKQHIETAKELGMETVGFLMMSHMVSSEKLVEQAKLMESYGADTVYVVDSAGALLPHEVKERIRALRQALTVEIGFHGHNNLSLAMGNTLAAMEEGATRLDGSIRCLGAGAGNTQTEVLVTVLEKIGIPTGIDLYKIMDVAEDIVAPILPKPQEIGRDSLTMGYAGVYSSFLLHANRAAEKFSVDSRDILVELGERKIVGGQEDMIIDVAAELAKK, from the coding sequence ATGTCTAATCAAACAGGTATTAAGATTACAGAGGTCGCACTTAGAGACGGGAGTCATGCGGTAAGTCATCAGTATACAGTCGATCAAGTAACCAAAACTGTAGGAGCACTCAACGAGGCGCGTGTTCCTTATATTGAAGTTTCTCACGGAGATGGGCTAGGAGGATCCTCCTTACAATATGGCTTATCGAAAACAGATGAAATGAAATTAATTGAAGCTGCCGTATCTGCAGCTGATTTTTCAAAAATAGCGGTATTATTATTGCCAGGAATTGGGATTATTGAGGATTTAAAAGAAGCGGCAAAACTTGGTGCAAAAATGGCTAGAGTCGCTACACATGTTACAGAAGCAGATATTTCGAAACAGCATATAGAAACGGCCAAGGAATTAGGAATGGAAACGGTTGGATTCCTAATGATGAGCCACATGGTTTCATCCGAAAAGTTAGTAGAACAGGCGAAATTAATGGAAAGCTATGGTGCAGATACGGTGTATGTTGTAGATTCAGCAGGTGCTTTACTTCCACATGAAGTCAAAGAGAGAATCCGAGCGCTTCGTCAAGCATTAACGGTAGAAATTGGTTTCCACGGTCACAACAACTTGTCCCTAGCGATGGGCAATACCTTAGCAGCGATGGAAGAAGGAGCTACGAGGCTCGATGGAAGTATCCGCTGTTTGGGTGCAGGAGCAGGAAATACGCAAACAGAAGTATTAGTTACTGTGCTTGAAAAAATCGGAATTCCAACAGGGATTGATCTGTACAAAATCATGGATGTAGCAGAAGACATTGTCGCACCCATATTGCCAAAACCTCAAGAAATTGGTCGCGATAGCTTAACAATGGGGTATGCCGGTGTTTATTCTAGTTTTCTCTTACATGCCAATCGAGCTGCAGAGAAATTCTCCGTAGATTCTCGCGATATTTTAGTAGAACTAGGTGAACGTAAAATTGTTGGTGGGCAAGAAGATATGATCATTGATGTTGCAGCTGAACTTGCCAAAAAATAA
- a CDS encoding acetaldehyde dehydrogenase (acetylating), protein MNKVKVGIIGTGNIGSDLMVKLTNSDVLELTTVMGIDPESRGLNHAKYLGLQTFDTGIDGLKDHPELVDVLFDATSAGAHMHNAKIAKQLGKQILDLTPAAIGPFIAPTVNLGEHLEAENVNLITCGGQATIPIVDAINQVAAVEYGEIVATIASKSAGPGTRANIDEFTETTAKAIEEVGGAKEGKAIIVLNPAEPPIMMRDTVHAIVEEGTMDQEKITNSILETVKKVQGYVPGYNLRTEPIFDGNKITVFLEIEGAGHYLPKYAGNLDIMTAAAVKVAEEFAKNRVNKMAENV, encoded by the coding sequence ATGAATAAAGTGAAAGTTGGAATTATTGGAACCGGAAACATTGGTTCAGACTTAATGGTGAAATTAACCAACTCGGACGTACTGGAATTAACGACCGTTATGGGGATCGATCCAGAGTCAAGGGGGCTGAATCATGCCAAATATTTAGGACTGCAAACATTTGACACTGGCATTGACGGCCTAAAAGATCATCCCGAATTAGTAGATGTTCTTTTTGACGCAACAAGCGCCGGAGCGCATATGCATAATGCGAAAATAGCAAAACAACTAGGTAAACAAATACTAGATTTAACACCTGCAGCAATCGGTCCATTTATTGCACCAACCGTAAATCTAGGCGAACATCTCGAGGCGGAAAATGTCAATCTCATTACATGTGGTGGGCAGGCAACCATTCCAATTGTAGATGCCATTAATCAAGTTGCAGCTGTGGAATATGGAGAAATCGTTGCAACCATTGCAAGTAAAAGTGCTGGACCAGGAACGAGAGCGAACATTGATGAATTTACCGAAACAACCGCAAAAGCGATCGAAGAAGTAGGGGGAGCGAAAGAGGGTAAAGCGATTATCGTCTTAAACCCTGCCGAACCACCAATCATGATGCGTGACACGGTGCATGCTATTGTCGAGGAAGGCACTATGGATCAAGAAAAGATTACGAATTCCATTTTAGAAACGGTGAAAAAGGTTCAAGGCTATGTCCCCGGATATAACCTGCGAACCGAACCTATTTTTGATGGAAATAAGATAACGGTATTCCTTGAAATTGAAGGAGCAGGGCACTATTTGCCAAAATATGCCGGAAATCTTGATATTATGACGGCTGCCGCTGTAAAAGTAGCGGAGGAATTTGCGAAGAATCGCGTAAATAAAATGGCTGAAAACGTATAA
- a CDS encoding 2-keto-4-pentenoate hydratase: MKTEYTTKTASHAKHLANAWSKREGVQPITELDPDLSVDEAYQVQLHTIDQNVKNGQRITGKKIGLTSKAMQEMLGVGEPDYGHLLDQMKVENGGKISADRVLQPKVEGEIAFILKDDLVGPNVTTLDVLKATDAVVPALEVVDSRIKDWKITLADTVADNASSGLYVLGGRPKKIEDVDLKQMGMVLYKNDVLQNTGVGAAALGDPAKCVAWLANKLATYGITLKAGEVILSGALSAAMEAAPGDHFHAKFAELGEVHVSFTE, encoded by the coding sequence ATGAAAACCGAATACACGACGAAAACGGCAAGTCATGCGAAACACTTAGCAAATGCTTGGAGTAAACGTGAAGGGGTTCAGCCAATTACGGAGCTGGATCCTGATCTCTCCGTTGATGAGGCCTATCAGGTACAGTTACACACGATTGATCAAAATGTTAAAAACGGACAACGAATAACGGGAAAAAAAATCGGCTTGACTTCCAAGGCGATGCAAGAAATGTTAGGCGTTGGCGAACCGGATTATGGACATTTATTAGATCAGATGAAAGTTGAAAATGGCGGAAAGATTTCAGCTGACCGTGTCCTGCAGCCAAAAGTAGAAGGAGAAATTGCCTTTATTTTAAAAGACGATCTAGTTGGGCCAAATGTAACGACATTAGATGTACTGAAAGCAACCGATGCTGTTGTCCCAGCGCTTGAAGTTGTAGACAGTCGTATTAAAGATTGGAAAATTACACTAGCGGATACGGTGGCAGATAATGCTTCATCTGGATTATATGTACTTGGTGGAAGACCCAAAAAAATTGAAGATGTAGACCTAAAGCAAATGGGAATGGTGCTCTACAAAAATGATGTCTTGCAAAATACAGGTGTTGGTGCAGCAGCTTTAGGAGATCCGGCAAAATGTGTTGCATGGTTGGCTAATAAACTAGCAACCTACGGGATTACGCTCAAAGCAGGTGAAGTTATTCTATCTGGCGCATTGTCAGCCGCTATGGAAGCAGCACCCGGAGATCATTTTCACGCGAAATTTGCCGAACTAGGGGAAGTACATGTTTCATTCACAGAGTGA
- a CDS encoding aldehyde dehydrogenase, whose amino-acid sequence MQTETKKKVMDCSHFINGEYVQSSNGKTFENVNPATEEVLGNIAKGGKEEVDQAVSVARTALNGEWKNMPLRKRSNIIRKIGDLILERKDELAKLESLDTGKPLWLSTNVDIDRAANNFYFFADYMTSVGTEAYEQDDIAIHYAIRRPVGVVGLINPWNLPLFLMTWKLAPALAAGNTAVMKPSEVTPITATVLGQICKDAGVPDGVVNMVHGFGDTGAALSSHDDVDAIAFTGETVTGTEIMKAAAPTLKKLSFELGGKNPNVIFADADMEDMIDTTVRSSFINQGEVCLCGSRIYVERPIYDEFLERFSAKAKELVVGDPFDADTKVGALVSEEHYNKVLGYLDLAKEEGGTFLTGGKAAEGFDKGYFVEPTIITGLGKNSRCVREEIFGPVVTVVPFDTEEEVLEQVNDTHYGLSASVWTSNVKRATGFSGKIEAGIVWVNTWFLRDLRTPFGGMKHSGIGREGGAHSFDFYSELTNITLKM is encoded by the coding sequence ATGCAAACCGAAACGAAAAAGAAGGTAATGGATTGTTCGCATTTCATTAATGGCGAATATGTACAATCATCCAATGGCAAAACGTTTGAAAATGTGAATCCAGCAACGGAAGAAGTGTTAGGAAATATTGCAAAGGGCGGGAAAGAAGAAGTTGACCAAGCGGTAAGTGTTGCCAGAACGGCACTTAATGGCGAATGGAAGAATATGCCGCTCAGAAAGCGCTCCAACATCATCCGTAAAATTGGTGATTTGATCTTGGAAAGAAAAGATGAATTGGCGAAACTCGAATCCTTAGATACGGGTAAACCATTATGGCTCTCCACGAATGTTGATATTGATCGTGCAGCGAATAACTTCTATTTCTTTGCTGACTATATGACTTCAGTAGGTACGGAAGCTTACGAGCAAGATGATATAGCGATTCATTATGCGATTCGCCGTCCAGTGGGAGTTGTGGGGCTTATTAATCCATGGAACTTACCATTATTCCTTATGACGTGGAAATTAGCTCCAGCTCTTGCAGCAGGTAATACAGCTGTAATGAAACCATCTGAAGTGACCCCAATAACAGCAACTGTTCTCGGACAAATCTGTAAGGATGCTGGTGTACCGGATGGCGTGGTGAATATGGTTCATGGATTTGGTGATACAGGAGCGGCGCTTTCTTCCCATGATGATGTGGATGCGATTGCTTTTACGGGTGAAACGGTAACAGGAACTGAAATTATGAAGGCTGCAGCACCAACATTGAAAAAATTATCCTTTGAACTTGGTGGCAAAAATCCAAACGTTATTTTTGCAGATGCGGACATGGAAGACATGATTGATACAACTGTTCGTTCTAGTTTCATTAATCAAGGCGAAGTTTGTCTCTGTGGTTCAAGAATTTATGTGGAGCGTCCGATTTACGATGAATTTCTGGAACGTTTTTCAGCAAAAGCAAAAGAACTCGTTGTCGGTGATCCGTTCGATGCAGATACAAAGGTTGGCGCATTAGTAAGTGAAGAACACTATAATAAAGTGCTTGGCTATTTGGATCTTGCGAAAGAAGAAGGCGGAACATTCTTGACAGGCGGGAAGGCCGCTGAAGGATTTGACAAAGGGTATTTCGTTGAACCAACGATTATTACAGGTTTAGGAAAAAATTCAAGATGTGTACGCGAAGAAATCTTTGGCCCGGTTGTAACCGTTGTTCCTTTTGATACAGAAGAAGAAGTACTGGAACAAGTCAATGATACGCACTACGGCTTAAGTGCAAGTGTATGGACTAGTAATGTTAAACGCGCCACCGGTTTCAGCGGAAAAATCGAAGCTGGTATCGTTTGGGTAAACACATGGTTCCTACGCGATTTACGCACACCATTCGGAGGGATGAAACATAGTGGTATTGGCCGTGAAGGTGGAGCTCACAGTTTTGATTTCTACTCTGAATTAACGAATATTACGCTTAAAATGTAG
- a CDS encoding IclR family transcriptional regulator yields MVKQKSEPQILSSVTNALRILKSFSTFEPTKKVSELAESLGLAKSTVSRLLTTLASEGFVIKDEKTQAYRLGISVLTLAGIVTNNLDIHKEAAPVLHKLVNDTGETAHLAVMDGLDTIYIHKEECYHPVRILTHIGRRNPSYCTSSGKVLLAFSGDNVVEDIINQGLVSYTENSITDPNVLRKELDMIREKNYAVSTEELTEGTKSVAAPIRDYTGKVVSAITVVGPIQRMKNYKIRDIAKKVTHAAKEASERLGYDERYL; encoded by the coding sequence ATGGTAAAGCAGAAAAGCGAACCCCAGATTCTTTCATCGGTTACCAATGCATTACGTATTCTAAAAAGTTTTTCAACATTTGAACCAACAAAGAAGGTTAGCGAGTTAGCCGAATCATTAGGATTAGCGAAAAGCACCGTCAGTCGGCTACTGACAACACTTGCCAGTGAAGGATTTGTTATCAAAGATGAAAAGACCCAAGCGTATCGATTAGGAATATCTGTACTCACGCTTGCGGGGATTGTAACGAACAATTTAGATATTCATAAAGAAGCCGCCCCAGTTCTGCATAAATTAGTAAATGATACTGGAGAAACGGCACATTTAGCTGTGATGGATGGCCTCGATACAATTTATATTCATAAAGAGGAATGTTATCATCCGGTTCGTATTTTAACGCACATTGGGAGGCGGAACCCTTCTTACTGTACCAGTTCAGGCAAAGTTCTACTTGCCTTTAGCGGGGATAACGTTGTAGAAGATATCATTAATCAGGGGTTAGTTTCCTACACAGAGAATAGCATCACCGACCCTAACGTACTTCGGAAGGAACTAGACATGATTCGTGAAAAGAACTACGCCGTCAGCACAGAGGAATTAACAGAAGGAACGAAATCAGTCGCCGCACCAATACGAGATTATACAGGAAAAGTAGTCAGCGCCATTACCGTTGTGGGACCAATCCAACGCATGAAAAACTATAAAATACGTGATATAGCAAAAAAGGTCACCCACGCCGCAAAAGAAGCATCAGAGCGTTTGGGGTATGATGAGAGGTACTTATAG